One window from the genome of Bacillus tianshenii encodes:
- a CDS encoding YceG family protein: MNYRILKPRLLAAENGKWREQIKKPIQERPHYQISEDCFEFGQVAVRILGVPHDETEYLHELYELSCSDNVCVLSEELDKKIEQKTFQAIQNIILINQKEKGLSVNRFVAFMEGEQLIPKSSNLAFNRRLREAFMDVLRLFHKTHPGGFQDSDFRRVFVDLIKWSWNHLNKWMQEDEIENGFKTVLWYGEANKSQRYFLYYLILLGFDVLMFHPEGTDTLKELDPQAEYSAVFQFPSTMSVKPFPTERPERKGTVAYRASKEIEQVIHHDHSQIYKPWQFRHYTPASVTLKTTYDELFMIAKERAFIRPNFSLENQTVHIPALFAKVAGVSNNKREYWERLQTLTEQKMTLLIRQFPFTRESNANQIFHYQRALTKNDILDPEKMQTANWWQFHFLPDGLQKGIASAISRVCATPKLIPKESERPEDISLYLFTQLMNLPKEVLTILQQFDYAQEVPKVVLYNYEHNGILSRSDAALLLFLNEIGVDIIVYNPPGHQDIELYIEQENYDIHWLEDVAFEQEFKEPTFIKRFLNNIFPL; encoded by the coding sequence ATGAATTACCGCATATTAAAACCACGTTTGCTTGCAGCAGAAAACGGAAAGTGGCGTGAACAGATTAAGAAGCCAATACAAGAGAGACCTCATTATCAAATTAGTGAAGATTGCTTTGAATTTGGACAAGTTGCAGTGCGTATTTTAGGTGTTCCGCATGATGAGACAGAATATTTACATGAGCTTTATGAGCTGTCTTGTTCGGACAATGTTTGTGTTTTAAGCGAAGAATTAGACAAAAAGATTGAACAAAAAACATTTCAAGCGATTCAAAATATTATCTTAATAAATCAAAAGGAAAAAGGCTTGTCCGTTAATCGGTTTGTTGCGTTTATGGAAGGGGAGCAGCTGATTCCTAAATCTTCTAATCTTGCTTTTAACCGACGCTTACGTGAAGCATTTATGGATGTATTGCGCCTTTTTCATAAGACGCATCCAGGTGGGTTTCAAGATAGTGATTTCAGGCGGGTATTTGTTGATTTGATTAAATGGTCATGGAATCACCTTAATAAGTGGATGCAGGAGGATGAAATTGAGAATGGATTTAAGACTGTCCTTTGGTATGGCGAAGCAAATAAAAGTCAGCGCTACTTCCTCTATTACTTAATTTTGCTCGGCTTTGATGTGTTAATGTTTCACCCTGAAGGAACAGATACGTTAAAGGAACTAGACCCGCAAGCTGAATATTCTGCTGTTTTTCAGTTTCCATCAACCATGTCGGTAAAACCATTTCCAACTGAACGTCCAGAGCGGAAAGGAACAGTGGCATACCGGGCTTCAAAAGAAATTGAGCAAGTGATTCATCATGATCATTCTCAAATTTATAAGCCTTGGCAATTTCGTCATTATACACCAGCTTCAGTAACGTTGAAGACAACTTACGATGAATTATTTATGATTGCAAAAGAGCGTGCCTTCATTCGTCCGAATTTCTCACTTGAAAATCAAACCGTTCATATTCCAGCCCTTTTTGCAAAAGTAGCGGGTGTTTCAAATAATAAGCGTGAGTATTGGGAGCGGCTCCAAACGTTAACAGAACAAAAGATGACGCTGCTTATTCGTCAATTTCCGTTTACACGTGAATCAAATGCGAATCAAATTTTTCATTATCAACGAGCCTTAACGAAAAATGATATTTTAGACCCTGAAAAAATGCAAACCGCAAATTGGTGGCAATTTCACTTCCTTCCAGATGGGCTACAAAAAGGAATCGCCTCTGCCATTTCGCGTGTATGTGCAACACCAAAGCTGATTCCAAAAGAAAGCGAACGGCCAGAAGACATAAGTCTTTATCTATTTACTCAATTAATGAATCTGCCAAAGGAAGTACTGACTATTTTACAGCAGTTTGATTACGCGCAAGAGGTGCCGAAAGTGGTGCTGTATAATTATGAACACAATGGGATTTTATCACGTTCAGATGCAGCGTTGTTGTTGTTCTTAAATGAAATTGGAGTAGACATTATAGTCTATAACCCACCTGGTCATCAGGACATTGAGCTATACATTGAGCAAGAAAATTATGATATTCATTGGTTAGAAGATGTAGCGTTTGAGCAAGAGTTTAAAGAACCAACCTTTATTAAACGTTTCTTAAATAATATTTTTCCTTTATAA
- a CDS encoding HAD family hydrolase, with the protein MDAFASDLDRTLIYSYRFLNEEIAAVPIERFEGRVISYITESALNMLTMLSEQMHVIPVTTRTEAQFRRIAIFQEHIKPQYAVTSNGGKILVNGKLDESWEKQIALEMDRLTLSVSEAFAHLQQYNNEKWLKTLKIADELFIYCVLHEDYFPAEQLEVFVNDFESSGWVVNQQGRKVYFLPKCIGKEKALRYINEQYGIRTKYAAGDAMLDRNMLHEAEYGFCPLHGEIAARAEQLYEVTAREGMHAAEDIIESIAKHAGTSPKQKPKLSAHS; encoded by the coding sequence ATGGATGCATTTGCAAGTGATTTAGACCGGACATTAATTTATTCCTATCGTTTTCTTAATGAAGAAATTGCGGCCGTTCCAATTGAACGATTTGAAGGAAGGGTGATTAGTTATATAACGGAAAGTGCCCTTAACATGTTGACGATGCTTTCAGAACAAATGCATGTAATCCCCGTTACAACTCGAACAGAAGCCCAGTTTCGACGAATTGCCATTTTTCAAGAACATATCAAGCCACAATATGCGGTTACAAGTAATGGTGGGAAAATTTTAGTTAACGGAAAGCTTGATGAAAGCTGGGAAAAACAAATTGCATTAGAGATGGACCGACTTACATTAAGTGTGTCAGAAGCTTTTGCGCACTTGCAGCAATATAACAATGAAAAATGGTTAAAAACCTTGAAGATTGCTGATGAATTATTTATCTATTGTGTCCTTCATGAAGACTATTTTCCAGCAGAACAGCTTGAGGTATTTGTTAATGATTTTGAAAGTAGCGGATGGGTTGTCAATCAGCAAGGGCGTAAAGTTTACTTTTTACCTAAGTGTATTGGAAAGGAGAAGGCATTACGTTATATAAATGAGCAGTATGGCATTCGTACTAAGTATGCAGCTGGTGACGCAATGCTTGATCGCAATATGCTTCATGAGGCTGAATATGGTTTTTGTCCATTACATGGGGAAATTGCAGCACGTGCAGAACAATTGTATGAAGTAACAGCACGAGAAGGTATGCATGCAGCAGAGGATATTATCGAAAGCATTGCCAAACATGCGGGTACCTCTCCTAAACAAAAGCCTAAGTTGTCAGCTCACTCGTAG